One Microbacterium sp. No. 7 genomic window carries:
- the nusB gene encoding transcription antitermination factor NusB, translating into MSARSKARKRALDILFQSDIRGEALPVMLAAEAKRAASEPAREASWLYAREIVDGVIDHGEEIDEQIVTHARDWRIERMPAVDRAVLRLATWELLFNDEIPAAVAIDEAVELAKEYSTEDSGAFVHGVLARIARS; encoded by the coding sequence GTGAGCGCCCGAAGCAAGGCGCGCAAGCGCGCGCTCGACATCCTCTTCCAGAGCGACATCCGGGGCGAGGCGCTGCCGGTCATGCTGGCCGCCGAGGCGAAGCGCGCCGCCAGCGAGCCCGCCCGCGAGGCCTCCTGGCTGTACGCGCGCGAGATCGTCGACGGCGTCATCGACCACGGCGAGGAGATCGACGAGCAGATCGTCACGCACGCGCGCGACTGGCGCATCGAGCGGATGCCGGCCGTCGATCGCGCCGTGCTGCGGCTGGCGACCTGGGAGCTGCTCTTCAACGACGAGATCCCGGCCGCCGTCGCGATCGACGAGGCGGTCGAGCTCGCGAAGGAGTACTCCACCGAGGACTCGGGCGCGTTCGTGCACGGCGTGCTCGCGCGCATCGCGCGGTCCTGA
- a CDS encoding hydroxymethylglutaryl-CoA synthase, whose protein sequence is MSLRLGIHDLSLATTSFVVQLDDLAAYAGVDPDKYRLGLGQEQMSVPGADEDIVTMAARAAAPILERHGVDGIRTLYVATESGVDQSKSAAVFVHSLLGLPSSCRAVELKQACYSGTAALQAALGQIARSPEDRVLVISADIARYALDSAAEVTQGAAAVAMLVSADPALVELESATGIYTAEVDDFWRPNDSSTALVDGKLSVDAYIDAYLGAWDDYRAHGGVPIEQIDRFCHHQPFTRMAAKAQRALAEHVGAEIDEARHLGSTRYNRRIGNSYTASLYAGLASLLDGDDDLTGARIGLYSYGSGSIGEFLAGRVVPGYRDHGRAAATLAALDTRTTLSIEQYRALHAGAAIGSVQDVTIAPVSSGPFHFTGVTGRARHYRR, encoded by the coding sequence ATGAGCCTGCGACTGGGAATCCACGATCTGTCCCTGGCGACGACGTCGTTCGTCGTGCAGCTCGACGACCTCGCGGCGTACGCGGGCGTCGACCCCGACAAGTACCGCCTCGGCCTCGGGCAGGAGCAGATGAGCGTCCCCGGCGCCGACGAGGACATCGTCACGATGGCGGCGCGCGCCGCCGCGCCGATCCTCGAGCGGCACGGCGTCGACGGCATCCGCACGCTCTACGTCGCGACCGAGAGCGGCGTCGACCAGTCGAAGTCGGCGGCCGTCTTCGTGCACAGCCTGCTGGGGCTGCCGTCGTCGTGCCGCGCGGTCGAGCTGAAGCAGGCGTGCTACTCGGGCACGGCGGCGCTGCAGGCCGCGCTGGGGCAGATCGCGCGTTCGCCCGAGGACCGCGTGCTCGTCATCAGCGCCGACATCGCGCGGTACGCGCTCGACTCGGCGGCGGAGGTCACGCAGGGCGCCGCGGCGGTCGCGATGCTCGTCTCCGCCGATCCCGCGCTCGTCGAGCTGGAGAGCGCCACGGGCATCTACACGGCCGAGGTCGACGACTTCTGGCGCCCCAACGACAGCTCGACCGCGCTCGTCGACGGCAAGCTCTCGGTCGACGCCTACATCGACGCCTATCTCGGCGCGTGGGACGACTACCGTGCCCACGGCGGCGTGCCGATCGAGCAGATCGACCGGTTCTGCCACCACCAGCCGTTCACCCGCATGGCCGCCAAGGCGCAGCGCGCCCTCGCGGAGCACGTGGGCGCCGAGATCGACGAGGCGCGTCATCTGGGATCGACGCGCTACAACCGGCGCATCGGCAACTCCTACACCGCGTCGCTGTACGCGGGGCTCGCGAGCCTGCTCGACGGCGACGACGATCTCACCGGCGCCCGCATCGGCCTCTACAGCTACGGCTCGGGGAGCATCGGCGAGTTCCTCGCGGGACGCGTCGTCCCCGGCTATCGCGACCACGGCCGCGCGGCCGCGACGCTCGCCGCCCTTGACACCCGCACGACGCTGTCGATCGAGCAGTACCGCGCCCTGCATGCGGGCGCCGCGATCGGCAGCGTCCAGGACGTGACGATCGCGCCCGTCTCATCGGGGCCGTTCCACTTCACGGGCGTCACGGGGCGCGCGCGCCACTACCGTCGCTGA
- a CDS encoding hydroxymethylglutaryl-CoA reductase has translation MSQTVTPIPTSWVGPLRLSGEVTGEQEVPLATYETPLWPSVGRSARVSRLVDDGIRVTIVDERMTRSSLFVARTAADAVAAGSALTARFDDLAAIVAAQSRFARLIDVHTEVVGNLLFVRFALTTGDASGHNMTTLAAETFIDHVLAWHPELEYGSISGNYCSDKKATAVNGILGRGRSAVAEILIPAAVVADQLRSSAQRIADLNVRKNLVGSTIAGALRSANAHYANMLLAFYLATGQDAANIVEASQGITYAEVRGEGDLYFSCTLPNLIVGTVGNGKDLPFVDEVLTRLGCREERSSGGNARRLAALIAATVLCGELSLLAAQTNHKELMASHLVLERKAGGRR, from the coding sequence ATGAGCCAGACGGTGACGCCGATCCCCACCAGCTGGGTCGGACCGCTTCGCCTCAGCGGCGAGGTGACGGGCGAGCAAGAGGTGCCGCTCGCCACCTACGAGACGCCGCTGTGGCCGTCGGTGGGACGTTCGGCCCGGGTCTCGCGCCTGGTCGACGACGGCATCCGCGTGACGATCGTCGACGAGCGCATGACGCGCTCCTCGCTGTTCGTCGCACGCACCGCCGCCGACGCCGTCGCGGCGGGCAGCGCGCTGACGGCGCGCTTCGACGACCTCGCCGCGATCGTGGCCGCGCAGAGCCGCTTCGCCCGGCTCATCGACGTGCACACCGAGGTCGTCGGCAACCTGCTGTTCGTGCGCTTCGCGCTCACGACGGGAGACGCGTCGGGCCACAACATGACGACCCTCGCGGCCGAGACCTTCATCGACCACGTGCTGGCGTGGCATCCCGAGCTGGAGTACGGCTCGATCTCGGGCAACTACTGCTCCGACAAGAAGGCGACCGCCGTGAACGGCATCCTCGGTCGCGGTCGCAGCGCCGTCGCGGAGATCCTCATCCCCGCCGCGGTCGTCGCCGATCAGCTGCGCTCGAGCGCGCAGCGCATCGCCGACCTCAACGTGCGCAAGAATCTCGTCGGATCGACGATCGCGGGCGCCCTGCGCTCGGCGAACGCGCACTACGCCAACATGCTGCTGGCCTTCTACCTGGCCACGGGCCAGGACGCCGCCAACATCGTCGAGGCCTCCCAGGGCATCACCTACGCGGAGGTGCGCGGCGAGGGCGACCTGTACTTCTCGTGCACCCTCCCGAACCTCATCGTCGGCACGGTCGGCAACGGCAAGGACCTGCCGTTCGTCGACGAGGTGCTCACGAGGCTCGGATGCCGCGAGGAGCGCTCCAGCGGCGGCAACGCGCGTCGCCTGGCCGCGCTCATCGCCGCTACCGTGTTGTGCGGCGAGCTGTCGCTGCTGGCGGCGCAGACCAATCACAAAGAGCTGATGGCATCACACCTCGTGCTCGAGCGGAAGGCGGGAGGCCGGCGATGA
- the fni gene encoding type 2 isopentenyl-diphosphate Delta-isomerase has protein sequence MRSPDDASPESAAQDPAGAARSAAVAARKDDHLRLAAAQHEGAPRRNAWDEIEFVHHALDAIDPARCDLSVEFAGLRAAAPFYINAMTGGSERTGEVNRALAIAARETGVPLASGSMGIALDHPETAGTFRVLRTENPDGLLFANIGVERTVDHARRAIDLVAADALQVHVNAVQETVMPEGTTQFSSWIGSLERIVAGVEVPVIVKEVGFGLSRRTLERLASIGVRVADVAGTGGTDFARVENDRRVGGDLAYLAGWGQPAPACLIDAPADGPTLLASGGVRTPLDVVRGLALGARAVGAAGALLKVALDGGADGLVATLAQWQSHTRALLALLGAAAPADLTRTDVIVHGGLAHFANVRGIDVRALAHRSSPLHPENTREEVSP, from the coding sequence GTGAGATCGCCTGACGACGCGTCCCCCGAAAGCGCCGCGCAGGATCCGGCCGGCGCCGCGCGTAGCGCCGCGGTCGCCGCGCGCAAGGACGACCACCTGCGTCTCGCCGCCGCGCAGCACGAGGGCGCCCCGCGCCGCAACGCGTGGGACGAGATCGAGTTCGTGCATCACGCGCTCGACGCGATCGACCCCGCGCGGTGCGACCTCTCGGTCGAGTTCGCGGGCCTGCGCGCCGCCGCGCCGTTCTACATCAACGCGATGACCGGCGGGAGCGAGCGCACCGGCGAGGTCAACCGCGCGCTCGCGATCGCCGCGCGCGAGACGGGCGTGCCGCTCGCCTCGGGGTCGATGGGCATCGCGCTCGACCATCCCGAGACCGCCGGCACGTTCCGCGTGCTGCGCACCGAGAACCCCGACGGGCTGCTGTTCGCCAACATCGGCGTCGAGCGCACGGTCGACCACGCGCGCCGTGCGATCGACCTCGTCGCCGCCGACGCCCTGCAGGTGCACGTCAACGCCGTGCAGGAGACCGTCATGCCCGAGGGCACGACCCAGTTCTCGTCGTGGATCGGCTCGCTCGAGCGCATCGTCGCCGGCGTCGAGGTGCCGGTCATCGTCAAGGAGGTCGGCTTCGGCCTCAGCCGCCGCACGCTCGAGCGGCTCGCGTCGATCGGCGTGCGCGTGGCCGACGTCGCCGGCACGGGCGGCACCGACTTCGCGCGCGTCGAGAACGACCGGCGCGTCGGCGGCGACCTCGCCTACCTGGCCGGCTGGGGCCAGCCGGCCCCCGCGTGCCTGATCGACGCGCCCGCCGACGGCCCGACGCTGCTCGCCTCGGGCGGCGTGCGCACCCCCCTCGACGTCGTGCGCGGCCTCGCCCTCGGCGCCCGCGCCGTGGGCGCCGCCGGCGCGCTGCTGAAGGTCGCGCTCGACGGCGGCGCCGACGGCCTCGTCGCCACCCTCGCGCAGTGGCAGAGCCACACGCGCGCGCTGCTCGCCCTGCTCGGCGCGGCCGCCCCCGCCGACCTGACCCGCACCGACGTCATCGTGCACGGCGGGCTCGCCCACTTCGCGAACGTGCGCGGCATCGACGTGCGCGCCCTCGCGCACCGGTCCTCTCCCCTCCATCCCGAGAACACCCGAGAAGAGGTCTCCCCATGA
- a CDS encoding phosphomevalonate kinase, which yields MSRSVVARAPGKLFVAGEYAVVSPGEPAVLVAVDRFLTATLTPHGGDGGRIASPALSASPLPWRRAADGSIAIDGTGRAAYLASLLTLADRLRAERGIAPAGFDLAIDSGLDDDAGRKLGLGSSAAVVVATARALDAHLGLGLQPHELFRLCLLATVRVAPAASGGDLAASCLGGWVGYRSPDRAALARVVDAEPVERVLAHEAWRRSRLEALPAPRDLRLLVGWTGSPAATTRLVADVAARIGADAHAAFVRASRSVVAQLGDGLAAGDDGAVLDAVRRARDLLQGLGAGAGVGIETERLRVLCDTAVAHGAAAKTSGAGGGDCGIALAPPDADAVGIVEAWHANGILPLPLRVADARSVARVEHVEGGRREIA from the coding sequence ATGTCCCGCTCCGTCGTCGCCCGCGCGCCGGGCAAGCTCTTCGTGGCCGGCGAGTACGCCGTCGTGTCGCCGGGCGAGCCCGCGGTCCTGGTGGCGGTGGACCGCTTCCTCACCGCGACGCTCACCCCGCACGGCGGCGACGGCGGACGCATCGCCTCGCCCGCGCTCTCGGCGTCGCCGCTCCCCTGGCGCCGCGCGGCCGACGGCTCGATCGCGATCGACGGCACCGGGCGCGCCGCCTACCTCGCCTCGCTGCTCACGCTCGCCGACCGGCTCCGGGCCGAGCGCGGCATCGCCCCGGCCGGCTTCGACCTGGCGATCGACAGCGGCCTCGACGACGACGCGGGGCGCAAGCTCGGACTGGGCTCCTCGGCGGCCGTCGTCGTCGCGACGGCGCGCGCCCTCGACGCGCACCTGGGTCTCGGGCTGCAGCCGCACGAGCTGTTCCGGCTCTGCCTGCTCGCGACCGTGCGCGTCGCCCCCGCCGCCTCGGGCGGCGACCTCGCGGCGTCGTGCCTCGGCGGATGGGTGGGATACCGCTCCCCCGACCGCGCCGCCCTCGCGCGCGTCGTCGACGCCGAGCCCGTGGAACGCGTCCTCGCCCACGAGGCGTGGCGGCGATCCCGCCTGGAGGCGCTGCCCGCGCCCCGCGACCTGCGGCTGCTCGTCGGCTGGACGGGCTCCCCCGCCGCGACGACGAGGCTCGTCGCCGACGTCGCCGCGCGCATCGGCGCCGACGCGCACGCCGCCTTCGTGCGCGCATCGCGCTCCGTCGTCGCGCAGCTTGGCGACGGCCTCGCGGCCGGCGACGACGGCGCCGTGCTCGACGCCGTGCGCCGCGCCCGCGACCTGCTCCAGGGCCTCGGGGCCGGCGCCGGGGTCGGCATCGAGACCGAGCGGCTCCGCGTGCTCTGCGACACCGCCGTCGCGCACGGCGCCGCGGCCAAGACGTCGGGCGCCGGCGGCGGCGACTGCGGCATCGCCCTGGCGCCCCCGGATGCCGATGCGGTCGGTATCGTCGAAGCGTGGCACGCGAACGGCATCCTCCCGCTCCCGCTTCGCGTGGCGGACGCCCGCTCCGTCGCACGGGTCGAGCACGTCGAAGGAGGCCGGCGTGAGATCGCCTGA